From Aedes albopictus strain Foshan chromosome 1, AalbF5, whole genome shotgun sequence, one genomic window encodes:
- the LOC134285145 gene encoding thioredoxin reductase 1, mitochondrial-like isoform X1 yields the protein MSSKTSTSVSPGVRIFMLQQLLISLSTNVCPLIDPLSPSTSIEENFDYDLVVIGGGSGGLACAKEAVQFGAKVAVLDFVKPSPRGTKWGLGGTCVNVGCIPKKLMHQASLLGEAIHDAQPYGWKFAEPESVKHDWATLTESVQNHIKSVNWVTRVDLRDKKVEYVNGLGYFKDAHNVVAVMKNQTEKVLSAKNVVIAVGGRPRYPNIPGAMEYGITSDDIFSLPNEPGKTLVVGAGYIGLECAGFLKGFGYDATVMVRSILLRGFDQQMATMVGDAMVEKGVKFLHKTQPQSVEKQADGRLLVKYRSDDGTEGSDVYDTVLFAIGRTACTDDLKLDQAGVVTAEGGKSDKLDVDSFEATNVPNIFAVGDVLYKRPELTPVAIHAGRLLARRLFNNQNDIMDYTDVATTVFSPLEYGCVGMSEEDAEAKFGKDNIEVYHAYYKPTEFFVPQKSVRYCYLKAVALLEGDQKVLGLHFLGPVAGEVIQGFAAALKSGLTMKILKNTVGIHPTVAEEFTRLLITKSSGLDPTPATCCS from the exons ATGTCCAGCAAAACGTCAACATCAGTATCTCCTGGCGTACGGATTTTCATGCTTCAGCAGCTACTGATTTCATTGTCCACAAATGTGTGCCCACTGATAGATCCGCTGTCACCGAGCACATCAATAG AGGAAAACTTCGACTATGACCTGGTCGTGATCGGTGGTGGATCCGGCGGTTTGGCCTGCGCCAAGGAAGCCGTACAATTCGGCGCCAAGGTTGCGGTGCTGGACTTTGTAAAGCCATCGCCTCGCGGCACAAAGTGGGGCTTGGGAGGTACCTGCGTCAACGTGGGCTGCATCCCGAAAAAGTTGATGCACCAGGCGTCCCTGTTGGGTGAAGCCATCCAT GATGCCCAACCATACGGTTGGAAGTTTGCCGAACCGGAATCGGTCAAACACGACTGGGCAACGCTGACCGAGTCGGTGCAGAATCACATCAAGTCCGTTAACTGGGTGACCCGGGTGGACCTTCGCGACAAGAAGGTCGAGTATGTTAACGGTCTGGGTTACTTCAAGGATGCCCACAACGTGGTTGCGGTCATGAAGAACCAAACCGAGAAGGTCCTGAGCGCCAAGAATGTGGTTATCGCCGTGGGAGGACGACCCCGGTATCCGAACATTCCCGGAGCGATGGAATACGGAATTACGAGCGACGATATCTTCAGTTTGCCAAACGAACCCGGCAAGACGCTGGTCGTCGGTGCTGGATACATCGGACTGGAGTGTGCCGGGTTTCTGAAAGGATTCGGCTACGACGCTACCGTCATGGTTCGGTCGATTCTGCTACGAGGATTCGATCAGCAGATGGCCACCATGGTCGGCGATGCGATGGTTGAGAAGGGAGTCAAATTCCTGCACAAAACTCAGCCACAATCTGTGGAGAAGCAAGCTGATGGTCGTCTTTTGGTGAAGTACCGATCCGACGATGGAACCGAGGGATCCGATGTGTACGATACGGTTCTGTTTGCCATCGGTCGTACCGCGTGCACTGACGACCTAAAGCTGGATCAGGCCGGTGTTGTGACTGCCGAGGGAGGCAAGTCCGACAAGCTCGATGTGGACAGTTTCGAGGCGACTAACGTGCCGAACATTTTCGCCGTTGGTGATGTGCTATACAAACGGCCAGAATTGACTCCTGTGGCCATCCATGCCGGTCGCCTGCTAGCCCGGCGACTCTTCAACAACCAAAACGATATCATGGATTACACGGACGTCGCCACGACGGTTTTCTCTCCACTGGAGTACGGCTGTGTCGGCATGAGCGAGGAGGACGCAGAGGCCAAATTCGGCAAGGACAACATCGAAGTTTACCACGCGTACTACAAACCGACGGAATTCTTCGTCCCCCAGAAAAGCGTGCGGTATTGCTATCTTAAGGCAGTGGCCCTACTGGAAGGCGACCAGAAGGTCCTGGGACTGCACTTCCTTGGACCCGTGGCCGGAGAAGTCATCCAGGGCTTCGCGGCCGCACTGAAATCCGGCCTCACCATGAAGATTCTGAAAAACACCGTCGGAATTCACCCCACCGTGGCGGAAGAATTCACCCGTCTGCTGATCACCAAGAGCTCCGGGCTGGACCCCACTCCGGCCACGTGCTGCAGTTAA
- the LOC134285145 gene encoding thioredoxin reductase 1, mitochondrial-like isoform X2, which translates to MAPINQENFDYDLVVIGGGSGGLACAKEAVQFGAKVAVLDFVKPSPRGTKWGLGGTCVNVGCIPKKLMHQASLLGEAIHDAQPYGWKFAEPESVKHDWATLTESVQNHIKSVNWVTRVDLRDKKVEYVNGLGYFKDAHNVVAVMKNQTEKVLSAKNVVIAVGGRPRYPNIPGAMEYGITSDDIFSLPNEPGKTLVVGAGYIGLECAGFLKGFGYDATVMVRSILLRGFDQQMATMVGDAMVEKGVKFLHKTQPQSVEKQADGRLLVKYRSDDGTEGSDVYDTVLFAIGRTACTDDLKLDQAGVVTAEGGKSDKLDVDSFEATNVPNIFAVGDVLYKRPELTPVAIHAGRLLARRLFNNQNDIMDYTDVATTVFSPLEYGCVGMSEEDAEAKFGKDNIEVYHAYYKPTEFFVPQKSVRYCYLKAVALLEGDQKVLGLHFLGPVAGEVIQGFAAALKSGLTMKILKNTVGIHPTVAEEFTRLLITKSSGLDPTPATCCS; encoded by the exons ATGGCGCCCATCAATC AGGAAAACTTCGACTATGACCTGGTCGTGATCGGTGGTGGATCCGGCGGTTTGGCCTGCGCCAAGGAAGCCGTACAATTCGGCGCCAAGGTTGCGGTGCTGGACTTTGTAAAGCCATCGCCTCGCGGCACAAAGTGGGGCTTGGGAGGTACCTGCGTCAACGTGGGCTGCATCCCGAAAAAGTTGATGCACCAGGCGTCCCTGTTGGGTGAAGCCATCCAT GATGCCCAACCATACGGTTGGAAGTTTGCCGAACCGGAATCGGTCAAACACGACTGGGCAACGCTGACCGAGTCGGTGCAGAATCACATCAAGTCCGTTAACTGGGTGACCCGGGTGGACCTTCGCGACAAGAAGGTCGAGTATGTTAACGGTCTGGGTTACTTCAAGGATGCCCACAACGTGGTTGCGGTCATGAAGAACCAAACCGAGAAGGTCCTGAGCGCCAAGAATGTGGTTATCGCCGTGGGAGGACGACCCCGGTATCCGAACATTCCCGGAGCGATGGAATACGGAATTACGAGCGACGATATCTTCAGTTTGCCAAACGAACCCGGCAAGACGCTGGTCGTCGGTGCTGGATACATCGGACTGGAGTGTGCCGGGTTTCTGAAAGGATTCGGCTACGACGCTACCGTCATGGTTCGGTCGATTCTGCTACGAGGATTCGATCAGCAGATGGCCACCATGGTCGGCGATGCGATGGTTGAGAAGGGAGTCAAATTCCTGCACAAAACTCAGCCACAATCTGTGGAGAAGCAAGCTGATGGTCGTCTTTTGGTGAAGTACCGATCCGACGATGGAACCGAGGGATCCGATGTGTACGATACGGTTCTGTTTGCCATCGGTCGTACCGCGTGCACTGACGACCTAAAGCTGGATCAGGCCGGTGTTGTGACTGCCGAGGGAGGCAAGTCCGACAAGCTCGATGTGGACAGTTTCGAGGCGACTAACGTGCCGAACATTTTCGCCGTTGGTGATGTGCTATACAAACGGCCAGAATTGACTCCTGTGGCCATCCATGCCGGTCGCCTGCTAGCCCGGCGACTCTTCAACAACCAAAACGATATCATGGATTACACGGACGTCGCCACGACGGTTTTCTCTCCACTGGAGTACGGCTGTGTCGGCATGAGCGAGGAGGACGCAGAGGCCAAATTCGGCAAGGACAACATCGAAGTTTACCACGCGTACTACAAACCGACGGAATTCTTCGTCCCCCAGAAAAGCGTGCGGTATTGCTATCTTAAGGCAGTGGCCCTACTGGAAGGCGACCAGAAGGTCCTGGGACTGCACTTCCTTGGACCCGTGGCCGGAGAAGTCATCCAGGGCTTCGCGGCCGCACTGAAATCCGGCCTCACCATGAAGATTCTGAAAAACACCGTCGGAATTCACCCCACCGTGGCGGAAGAATTCACCCGTCTGCTGATCACCAAGAGCTCCGGGCTGGACCCCACTCCGGCCACGTGCTGCAGTTAA
- the LOC134285145 gene encoding thioredoxin reductase 1, mitochondrial-like isoform X3, whose product MSLLVARRVGNLISVRYTRLLSTHTMLLAKENFDYDLVVIGGGSGGLACAKEAVQFGAKVAVLDFVKPSPRGTKWGLGGTCVNVGCIPKKLMHQASLLGEAIHDAQPYGWKFAEPESVKHDWATLTESVQNHIKSVNWVTRVDLRDKKVEYVNGLGYFKDAHNVVAVMKNQTEKVLSAKNVVIAVGGRPRYPNIPGAMEYGITSDDIFSLPNEPGKTLVVGAGYIGLECAGFLKGFGYDATVMVRSILLRGFDQQMATMVGDAMVEKGVKFLHKTQPQSVEKQADGRLLVKYRSDDGTEGSDVYDTVLFAIGRTACTDDLKLDQAGVVTAEGGKSDKLDVDSFEATNVPNIFAVGDVLYKRPELTPVAIHAGRLLARRLFNNQNDIMDYTDVATTVFSPLEYGCVGMSEEDAEAKFGKDNIEVYHAYYKPTEFFVPQKSVRYCYLKAVALLEGDQKVLGLHFLGPVAGEVIQGFAAALKSGLTMKILKNTVGIHPTVAEEFTRLLITKSSGLDPTPATCCS is encoded by the exons ATGTCACTTTTAGTCGCGCGACGTGTTGGAAACCTCATTAGCGTACGCTACACGAGGCTGCTGAGTACGCACACTATGTTGCTGGCGA AGGAAAACTTCGACTATGACCTGGTCGTGATCGGTGGTGGATCCGGCGGTTTGGCCTGCGCCAAGGAAGCCGTACAATTCGGCGCCAAGGTTGCGGTGCTGGACTTTGTAAAGCCATCGCCTCGCGGCACAAAGTGGGGCTTGGGAGGTACCTGCGTCAACGTGGGCTGCATCCCGAAAAAGTTGATGCACCAGGCGTCCCTGTTGGGTGAAGCCATCCAT GATGCCCAACCATACGGTTGGAAGTTTGCCGAACCGGAATCGGTCAAACACGACTGGGCAACGCTGACCGAGTCGGTGCAGAATCACATCAAGTCCGTTAACTGGGTGACCCGGGTGGACCTTCGCGACAAGAAGGTCGAGTATGTTAACGGTCTGGGTTACTTCAAGGATGCCCACAACGTGGTTGCGGTCATGAAGAACCAAACCGAGAAGGTCCTGAGCGCCAAGAATGTGGTTATCGCCGTGGGAGGACGACCCCGGTATCCGAACATTCCCGGAGCGATGGAATACGGAATTACGAGCGACGATATCTTCAGTTTGCCAAACGAACCCGGCAAGACGCTGGTCGTCGGTGCTGGATACATCGGACTGGAGTGTGCCGGGTTTCTGAAAGGATTCGGCTACGACGCTACCGTCATGGTTCGGTCGATTCTGCTACGAGGATTCGATCAGCAGATGGCCACCATGGTCGGCGATGCGATGGTTGAGAAGGGAGTCAAATTCCTGCACAAAACTCAGCCACAATCTGTGGAGAAGCAAGCTGATGGTCGTCTTTTGGTGAAGTACCGATCCGACGATGGAACCGAGGGATCCGATGTGTACGATACGGTTCTGTTTGCCATCGGTCGTACCGCGTGCACTGACGACCTAAAGCTGGATCAGGCCGGTGTTGTGACTGCCGAGGGAGGCAAGTCCGACAAGCTCGATGTGGACAGTTTCGAGGCGACTAACGTGCCGAACATTTTCGCCGTTGGTGATGTGCTATACAAACGGCCAGAATTGACTCCTGTGGCCATCCATGCCGGTCGCCTGCTAGCCCGGCGACTCTTCAACAACCAAAACGATATCATGGATTACACGGACGTCGCCACGACGGTTTTCTCTCCACTGGAGTACGGCTGTGTCGGCATGAGCGAGGAGGACGCAGAGGCCAAATTCGGCAAGGACAACATCGAAGTTTACCACGCGTACTACAAACCGACGGAATTCTTCGTCCCCCAGAAAAGCGTGCGGTATTGCTATCTTAAGGCAGTGGCCCTACTGGAAGGCGACCAGAAGGTCCTGGGACTGCACTTCCTTGGACCCGTGGCCGGAGAAGTCATCCAGGGCTTCGCGGCCGCACTGAAATCCGGCCTCACCATGAAGATTCTGAAAAACACCGTCGGAATTCACCCCACCGTGGCGGAAGAATTCACCCGTCTGCTGATCACCAAGAGCTCCGGGCTGGACCCCACTCCGGCCACGTGCTGCAGTTAA